The Oryzias latipes chromosome 16, ASM223467v1 genomic sequence ATCACTTTGTAGTTACCTTTACAGAACAGTTTGGGTTCAGTGGATGAATGTTTCTCTCTGCAGGCTGTTGATGACATGAATGGTAAAGAACTGAATGGAAGGCAGGTTTATGTTGGCCGTGCACAGAAGAAAGGAGAGCGTCAGAATGAGCTGAAGCGCAAATTTGAGCAGATGAAACAGGATCGCATGACCAGATATCAGGTTTGACTCCATTTTGTTAAACTTCTGTTCATTCCGGATTAAAGATTTCTCCTTTAGGGTTTGTTTAGTTATTGTAAATTTGGATGAGGAATGTTTTGACTTCAAACTTCAGTTTATACTGTCACAGAGATGAGGAACTCTGGGTTTTAGTCTTCATCAAACATTAATATGCAACAAAATGACACGGTGTGCATATTCTGGATGAGAGACgggtcttttttccccccagttaACACCTTTTTGTTCTTTCAGGGTGTCAATCTGTACGTTAAGAACTTGGATGATGGTCTTGATGATGAGCGTCTGCGCAAAGAATTCTCTCCATTTGGAACCATAACAAGTGCAAAGGTAAAAGCCTAAATAATTAAACTGTTCACAGTAAAATGACAAGCTGTAACCAGAAAATGTAGTTCTGTACTTAAATTAAGGATTTGTTTTGTCCCGTAGGTCATGATGGAAGGTGGTCGCAGTAAAGGCTTTGGCTTTGTGTGCTTCTCCTCACCTGAAGAAGCCACTAAAGCTGTAACTGAGATGAACGGCCGGATTGTGGCTACAAAGCCGCTGTACGTGGCTCTGGCTCAACGGAAGGAGGAGCGTCAAGCTCACCTCACCAACCAGTATATGCAGAGGATGGCTACTGTCCGGGCTGTGCCCAACCCGGTCCTCAACCCCTACCAGCCTGCTCCGCCTTCCGGGTATTTCATGGCTGCCATCCCTCAGGTAAGCCCTGACTCCACCCAGAAACACTACTACTGCCTTTACATTTAGCTCATTACATGATTAAACCTCTTCTCCTGCAACTGCATCATGTAAAACCTTCGGATGATCTCGTTTGTCACAGGCCCAGAACCGTGCAGCGTATTACTCTGCCAACCAGCTGGCTCAGCTTCGTCCCAGCCCACGCTGGGCCACACAGGGAGTGCGTCCTCAGCGTAAGTGGCTTCTCATTAGTTGAtcagatttttgtgtgtgtgactgcaaaCTTTTCCAAGAATATTTACCATAACCTCTCTCATTTCTGTATTTTCAGATTTCCAAAACATACAGAATGCCATGCGTCCATCAGCACCTCGACCCCAGACCTTTAACGCCATCCGTGCGAGTACCGCCACCAACACCCAGGTCCCGCGCATGATGGCATCTCAGCGTATGCGTAAGTCACAAAGCGGCCTTCTCTGCCTTTTATTACCAACTTAAATCAACATTTTggttaaatgttattttgaaaatgttccccTTAGCCACCCAGGCGCTCAGCCAGCgccctgctgctgcttcagccaCAACCGCCCCAGTCCGTGCCATGCCCCAATACAAATATGCTCCTGGGGTGCGTAACCCCCAGCAACATATGGCCTCTCAGCAACAGGTCCCCATGCCACAGGTAAGCTGTCCGCCATCACCCACAATGCATTACACTTATAGAAAACTATGGATCTGGAAAGAAATGAAAGTTAGGAAATGAACATTTAAGTTGTAGGCTGTAGAAAATGATTATAGTAGCTTTAGCTTTAAGTGAATCAAGAAAGACATGGAGGTGATTGAAGGTGACTCACGTTGAATTATTCTTGTCCTTTAGCCTGCAGTCCATGTCCAAGGCCAGGAGCCCCTGACGGCCTCTATGCTGGCTGCTGCTCCCCCCCAAGAACAAAAGCAGATGCTGGGTTAGTCATCATCCTCTTAATGTTTTGTAAACGTGACAGAGCATCACTTCGGGGAAGCCGCACCCGTATTACATAGTTACCACCCATATAATGTATTCATATGAACtcttatttaatgttttgtcaTCTTTCTGTGCAGGTGAGCGCCTGTTCCCCCTGATTCAGAACATGCACCCCAGCCT encodes the following:
- the pabpc1 gene encoding polyadenylate-binding protein 1, whose translation is MNPSAPSYPMASLYVGDLHPDVTEAMLYEKFSPAGPILSIRVCRDMITRRSLGYAYVNFQQPADAERALDTMNFDVIKGRPLRIMWSQRDPSLRKSGVGNIFIKNLDKSIDNKALYDTFSAFGNILSCKVVCDENGSKGYGFVHFETHEAAERAIEKMNGMLLNDRKVFVGRFKSRKEREAELGARAREFTNVYIKNFGEDMDDEKLKELFGNYGPALSVRVMTDDTGKSKGFGFVSFERHEDAQKAVDDMNGKELNGRQVYVGRAQKKGERQNELKRKFEQMKQDRMTRYQGVNLYVKNLDDGLDDERLRKEFSPFGTITSAKVMMEGGRSKGFGFVCFSSPEEATKAVTEMNGRIVATKPLYVALAQRKEERQAHLTNQYMQRMATVRAVPNPVLNPYQPAPPSGYFMAAIPQAQNRAAYYSANQLAQLRPSPRWATQGVRPQHFQNIQNAMRPSAPRPQTFNAIRASTATNTQVPRMMASQRMPTQALSQRPAAASATTAPVRAMPQYKYAPGVRNPQQHMASQQQVPMPQPAVHVQGQEPLTASMLAAAPPQEQKQMLGERLFPLIQNMHPSLAGKITGMLLEIDNSELLHMLESPESLRSKVDEAVAVLQAHQAKEAAQKSTTPAGVPSV